In Leishmania mexicana MHOM/GT/2001/U1103 complete genome, chromosome 20, one genomic interval encodes:
- a CDS encoding vacuolar protein sorting-associated protein-like protein: MASIEIPPEDRQHIDYLADLFAVIIAIEQIEKANRRDLINQDQYDSTVRRLLEKYKNTVAHLQGARNPYFTTIDDFFDKYCARCLAARATIRDGPMSSPNENNARFLARQSVECSDHFITLLDSLRLQQTSVDVLNPPLGDLLQVLRKLSLSKEDFCVRLQNWQRRLDSMSAADMLDESAARDFAYDLDRGYACFKAFLENDPTLSMRR; encoded by the coding sequence ATGGCGTCGATTGAAATCCCGCCTGAGGATCGGCAACACATCGACTACCTCGCCGATCTTTTTGCCGTCATTATTGCCATCGAACAGATCGAGAAGGCCAACCGTCGAGACCTCATCAATCAAGATCAATATGACTCCACAGTTCGTAGGCTTCTAGAGAAGTACAAGAATACCGTTGCGCACCTGCAGGGCGCACGCAACCCGTACTTCACGACGATCGATGACTTCTTTGACAAGTACTGCGCGCGCTGCCTGGCGGCACGGGCGACAATTCGGGACGGTCCGATGAGCAGCCCGAACGAAAATAACGCTCGCTTTCTCGCGCGCCAGTCGGTGGAGTGTAGCGACCACTTCATCACCTTGCTTGACTCTCTGCGGCTCCAGCAGACCTCCGTCGATGTTCTTAACCCACCTCTCGGCGACCTTCTGCAAGTGTTGAGAAAGCTGAGCCTGAGCAAGGAGGACTTTTGCGTGCGCTTGCAGAATTGGCAGCGACGTCTGGACAGCATGAGCGCCGCGGACATGTTGGACGAGTCTGCTGCGCGTGACTTCGCCTACGACCTAGATCGCGGGTATGCCTGCTTTAAGGCGTTCTTAGAGAATGATCCGACGCTTTCCATGAGAAGGTAA
- a CDS encoding putative aldehyde dehydrogenase, whose amino-acid sequence MTQCFDVKNPATGAVVGKYVQQQASDIVKAVANARVAQKAWAQLTYDQRAVHLKKMKTFLASNADRATDVIVSCSGKTRQDALATEVLSGVLACDWYAKNTRKVLVPQKLPVGSILFANKSNTIYYEPVGVVGIISPWNYPFSIPFGEVLMGLMAGNAVLLKVATNSTPVGCFIEEVVQAGELPVGLFQHLIISGAEVGRALLEAGINKLFFTGSVGVGKKLMAEAAKTLTPVSLELGGNDPMLVLKDASIERAVNCACWGGYQNAGQSCGGVERIYVDESIYPEFLAQLKAKTEALRHGPDTGAFDVDIGCITTRGQYETIAAQVKEALAQGAQIEAQSRPSANCPKNGFFYPATVLSGCTPSMRIMKEETFGPILPVIPFKTEEEGIQMANDCTMALTSSVHSRNMNHAKEVAMRLESGVVTINDHLYSHGMSEAPWGGWKESGIGRTHGYLGLKEMVNAKCINSDRMPSGLLPRNLWWYPFSRETDAMLRNVLSFAAPTSILQMLSSLWYIITHCRYMFCPWKISSTEK is encoded by the coding sequence aTGACGCAGTGCTTTGACGTCAAGAACCCGGCCACtggtgcggtggtgggcaagtatgtgcagcagcaggcatCCGATATTGTAAAGGCTGTAGCGAACGCACGGGTGGCGCAGAAGGCTTGGGCTCAGCTCACGTACGACCAGCGAGCGGTGCACTTAAAGAAGATGAAAACCTTCCTCGCCTCCAACGCCGATCGCGCGACCGACGTGATCGTGTCTTGCAGCGGTAAGACTCGCCAGGATGCGCTCGCGACGGAGGTGCTCTCAGGAGTCCTGGCGTGCGACTGGTATGCCAAGAACACCAGGAAGGTGTTGGTGCCGCAAAAGCTGCCGGTCGGCTCCATTTTATTCGCCAACAAGTCGAACACAATCTACTACGAGCCGGTGGGCGTTGTCGGCATCATCTCTCCGTGGAACTACCCATTCTCCATTCCGTTCGGTGAGGTACTGATGGGACTGATGGCCGGCAATGCGGTACTGCTGAAGGTGGCTACAAACTCCACCCCTGTTGGCTGCTTCATTGAAGAAGTGGTGCAGGCGGGGGAGTTGCCGGTAGGACTCTTTCAGCATCTCAtcatcagcggcgccgaggtCGGCCgagcgctgctggaggctgGCATCAACAAGCTCTTCTTCACTGGCAGCGTCGGCGTTGGCAAGAAGCTCATGGCCGAGGCGGCCAAGACGCTGACCCCGGTGTCCCTGGAGCTTGGCGGCAACGACCCGATGTTGGTACTCAAGGATGCCTCGATTGAGCGCGCCGTAAACTGCGCTTGCTGGGGTGGCTATCAGAACGCCGGCcagagctgcggcggcgtggagcGCATCTACGTGGACGAGTCCATCTACCCCGAGTTCCTCGCCCAGCTGAAGGCAAAGacagaggcgctgcgccatgGCCCGGACACCGGCGCCTTTGATGTGGACATTGGCTGCATCACAACCAGGGGTCAGTACGAAACGATTGCTGCGCAGGTGAAagaggcgctggcgcagggTGCCCAGATTGAGGCACAGAGCCGGCCTAGCGCGAACTGCCCAAAGAACGGTTTCTTCTACCCAGCCACGGTCCTCAGCGGCTGCACACCATCGATGAGAATCATGAAGGAAGAAACCTTCGGCCCGATCCTCCCCGTGATACCCTTcaagacggaggaggagggcatccAGATGGCGAACGACTGCACCATGGCTCTCACGAGCAGTGTGCACTCTCGCAACATGAACCATGCCAAGGAGGTGGCGATGCGGCTGGAAAGCGGGGTGGTCACCATCAACGATCACCTCTACTCTCACGGAATGTCGGAGGCGccgtggggtgggtggaagGAGAGCGGAATCGGCCGTACGCACGGCTACCTGGGGTTGAAGGAGATGGTGAATGCAAAGTGCATCAACTCGGATCGGATGCCCTCCGGCTTGCTGCCACGCAATCTCTGGTGGTACCCGTTCAGCCGCGAGACAGACGCGATGCTCCGCAATGTGCTGTCCTTTGCCGCCCCGACAAGCATCTTGCAGATGCTGTCGAGCCTGTGGTACATCATCACGCACTGCAGGTATATGTTCTGTCCATGGAAGATCAGCAGCACGGAGAAGTGA
- a CDS encoding putative helicase, translated as MDDVKKDYDCSTSCALVPAITESHPDGGANRDDDDMSELVPLLQRSRSQRFPPPSFALAPAVPLPLWQRVALSSLQSREASLLSQRKFKHIRQSLVRDLGRYHVELQERAEKQRQQQREARVRAGERVAAGVRRYWSRRGDAYQQLAKVEFDVMKHQHDRRKQEDLLRETEELTRKLLESIFSAARKRPASASAPSVEGRVVNCSPNGMHHHTPDAPPLDSTPPLFPVTVPAHASFWDTVGDDDTAPIEAALSLLDTEGGQRPLRHYQRSALRWMVHLYENNLNGILADEMGLGKTVQTIALLCYFAEYRNDWGPHLIVVPTTVVLNWKAELERWSPGLKVLTYIGSTKERHQLRKGWTSEDAFHVCVTSYNLVVQDRKVFRRRPWGFLVLDEAHHVKNFMSLKWQSLFDLQAEYRLLLSGTPLQNSIMELWSLFHFLLPFASAFRSNAEFKEWFSNPMDEMITGRSTLNEDIVRRLQALIRPFMLRRLKKDVETQLPTKTEKVVLCRLSRRQRFLYDDYMQLAETRQKLRGGGGAGGVLSVLLALRKVCDHPDLFEERPTTSPLVLSYDAVVELRVPREVLLLDNDDRGRWRFPCFHVLDVNDDGGRVHSMQSQAEVSGSDWAVCARECRSDRFLSGTGAPAPWWLFLTHVEQPDAPSADAMSSFAKRFSPAFLEGPIRRRRESAPDDPQLCNCSAALKAAFVSVLAQARQQSRSRHHQTTTAQWQRYHAIQTARNTYVPPTCRLSLRQTVLAQRHPSLCPSIAVRAAALLPVLERVCVYVPAVLAAHPPRLQWSLPIPHPGPFEVLNREGCAPLIGAVSKAQDAAQCGRAAPRLRYDAAFFLQEMWPIQVRRSFLFPDKRLLIHDCGKLQFLETALKKMRNDGHRMLIFTQFVHMLNILERFLALIGVVYTRLDGSTKAELRQQYVDRFNADPRITCMILSTRSGGIGLNLTGADTVIFYDSDWNPTMDLQAQDRCHRIGQTRPVTIYRLISEHTVEESILEKARERKKLNNVVIRGGQFHTIAGVSEQYGDTAAALAALSNPVNLRSFFHDLDEDATVASGATAPPIDTSDSAGTAESPLDVLEAMADVEDAEDRAAGQELQREIAAHAAEEAEGGDEDASGPPHQRGTMYSSSEREKELGSSAACVANDDAKWRTRLPNSFLDALLWSSTSLGSGAAFHEREGSSVDSVSSAESSSAAALLLAVRKRQREIAVKAHAPVDQFLAFQYGRCHRADAEERYNALVLSYRAHMGENIGDNADLEKAHMDLFQPRFRVEYRLGS; from the coding sequence TCTCACCCAGATGGTGGTGCGAACAGAGATGACGACGACATGTCAGAGCTGGTACCGCTCCTTCAGCGCAGCCGTTCACAGCGATTTCCTCCGCCGTCTTTTGCGCTTGCTCCCGCGGTACCGCTGCCTCTGTGGCAGCGTGTagccctctcttctctgcaaTCACGTGAGGCGTCACTCCTGTCGCAGCGCAAGTTCAAGCATATTCGCCAATCCCTCGTCCGAGACCTCGGCCGTTACCACGTGGAGCTTCAAGAGCGCgcggagaagcagcgccaACAGCAGCGTGAGGCGCGAGTACGCGCTGGCGAGCGCGTCGCGGCCGGCGTACGCAGGTACTGGTCCAGGCGTGGCGACGCGTACCAGCAGCTGGCAAAGGTGGAGTTCGATGTGATGAAGCACCAGCACGACCGCCGCAAGCAGGAGGATCTACTGCGCGAGACGGAGGAACTGACGCGCAAACTCCTCGAGAGTATTTTCAGCGCCGCCCGCAAACGGCCAGCCTCCGCATCTGCACCCTCCGTGGAAGGTCGGGTCGTCAACTGCAGTCCTAATGGAatgcaccaccacacccccGATGCGCCTCCGCTGGACAGTACACCGCCCTTGTTCCCGGTGACCGTGCCAGCACATGCGTCCTTCTGGGACACggtcggcgacgacgacaccgcCCCGATTGAGGCGGCGCTTTCGTTGCTGGACACGGAGGGCGGACAGcgaccgctgcggcactATCAGCGCTCCGCCCTACGGTGGATGGTTCACCTGTACGAAAACAACCTCAACGGCATCCTCGCTGACGAGATGGGGCTGGGCAAGACCGTGCAGACCATTGCGCTCCTCTGCTACTTCGCCGAATACCGCAATGACTGGGGGCCACACCTAATTGTGGTGCCGACGACTGTCGTGCTGAACTggaaggcggagctggagcggtGGTCACCGGGGCTCAAGGTGCTCACGTACATTGGGTCCACTAAGGAGCGCCACCAGCTGCGCAAAGGGTGGACAAGCGAGGACGCCTTtcacgtgtgtgtgactTCGTACAACTTGGTCGTGCAGGACCGTAAGGTGTTTCGCCGCCGTCCGTGGGGATTTCTCGTCCTCGATGAAGCCCATCACGTCAAGAACTTCATGAGCCTAAAGTGGCAGTCGCTCTTTGATCTGCAGGCAGAGTACCGCCTGTTGCTATCCGGCACCCCGCTGCAAAACTCAATCATGGAGCTCTGGTCCCTCTTCCACTTCCTGCTCCCCTTCGCCTCGGCGTTTCGCTCCAACGCGGAGTTCAAGGAGTGGTTCAGCAATCCGATGGACGAGATGATAACGGGACGGTCGACGTTGAATGAAGACATTGTGCGGCGACTGCAGGCCCTCATTCGGCCATTCATGCTGCGGCGACTCAAGAAGGACGTTGAGACGCAACTGCCTACCAAGACGGAAAAGGTTGTGCTCTGCCGCCTCTCACGTCGGCAGCGTTTTCTGTACGATGACTACATGCAACTCGCCGAAACGCGGCAAAAactgcgtggcggtggcggcgctggcggcgtgcTGAGCGTGCTactggcgctgcgcaaggtGTGCGACCACCCCGACCTCTTCGAGGAGCGACCCACCACCTCTCCACTGGTTCTTAGCTACGACGCCGTCGTTGAACTACGGGTGCCACGTGaggtgctcctcctcgacaaCGATGACAGAGGCCGATGGCGTTTTCCGTGCTTCCACGTGCTTGATGTAAATGACGATGGCGGCAGGGTGCACAGCATGCAAAGTCAGGCAGAGGTGTCAGGCTCGGACTGGGCGGTCTGCGCGCGCGAGTGCCGATCAGATCGGTTTCTCTCTGGCACTGGAGCACCCGCGCCGTGGTGGCTGTTTCTCACCCACGTAGAGCAACCTGATGCGCCGTCAGCGGATGCAATGTCGTCGTTTGCGAAGCGATTCAGCCCCGCCTTCCTCGAAGGACCGATAAGGCGCCGACGCGAGTCGGCCCCGGATGATCCTCAGCTGTGCAACTGTAGCGCTGCCCTGAAAGCGGCCTTTGTTAGCGTCTTGGCCCAGGCCAGACAACAGAGCCGCTCGCGGCACCACCAAACCACGACCGCGCAGTGGCAGCGCTACCACGCTATTCAGACGGCGCGGAACACATATGTGCCACCTACGTGTCGGCTGTCGCTTCGGCAAACCGTCTtagcgcagcggcacccgtctctctgcccctccatcgccgtgcgcgccgctgcccttcttCCTGTGCTCGAgcgagtgtgcgtgtacgtccCGGCAGTGTTGGCGGCGCACCCGCCGAGGCTGCAGTGGTCGCTTCCGATTCCTCACCCCGGTCCGTTCGAGGTTCTCAATCGCGAAGGGTGCGCGCCTCTGATCGGAGCTGTCTCCAAGGCTCAGGATGCCGCTCAGTGCGGCCGCGCGGCGCCTCGGCTGCGATACGATGCCGCCTTCTTCCTGCAGGAGATGTGGCCCATAcaggtgcggcgcagctttCTTTTCCCCGATAAGCGTCTTCTCATCCATGACTGCGGCAAACTGCAGTTTCTCGAAACAGCACTGAAGAAGATGCGGAACGACGGGCACCGCATGCTCATTTTTACCCAGTTTGTGCACATGCTGAACATCCTTGAGCGCTTCCTTGCCTTGATCGGGGTCGTATACACGCGACTGGATGGCTCCACCAaagcggagctgcggcagcagtaCGTCGACCGCTTCAACGCCGACCCGCGCATCACGTGCATGATTCTCTCCACGCGCTCTGGTGGCATTGGCCTCAACCTCACCGGCGCCGACACCGTCATCTTCTACGACAGCGACTGGAACCCGACCATGGATCTACAGGCCCAGGACCGATGCCACCGGATCGGGCAGACCCGCCCGGTCACCATCTACCGCCTGATCAGCGAGCACACCGTTGAGGAGAGCATCCTAGAGAAGGCGCGAGAGCGAAAGAAGTTGAACAACGTCGTCATTCGGGGCGGCCAATTTCACACTATTGCTGGAGTGAGCGAGCAGTacggcgacaccgccgccgccttaGCTGCACTTTCAAACCCGGTGAACCTGCGCAGCTTCTTTCACGACCTCGACGAGGACGCCACGGTGGCATCCGGGGCCACTGCGCCTCCCATCGATaccagcgacagcgctggTACAGCGGAGTCGCCACTGGATGTTCTTGAGGCGATGGCAGACGTGGAGGATGCGGAGGATCGCGCGGCGGGCcaagagctgcagcgcgagatCGCTGCCCatgccgcggaggaggcggaggggggcgacgaggacgccaGCGGACCGCCCCACCAGCGCGGCACCATGTATAGCTCTTCTGAAAGAGAAAAGGAGCTTGGTTCGTCTGCTGCGTGTGTCGCCAACGACGATGCCAAGTGGCGGACACGGCTGCCGAACTCGTTTCTCGATGCACTGTTGTGGTCGTCTACCagcctcggcagcggcgcagctttCCACGAAAGGGAGGGCAGTTCCGTGGACTCCGTGTCCTCCGCCGAAAGCtcgtctgccgctgcgcttcttctcgCGGTGCGCAAACGGCAGCGCGAGATCGCTGTCAAGGCGCACGCCCCTGTGGATCAGTTTCTTGCCTTTCAGTACGGACGCTGCCACCGGGCAGATGCCGAGGAAAGGTATAATGCGCTGGTTTTGTCGTACAGGGCTCACATGGGCGAGAACATCGGTGACAACGCCGACCTCGAGAAGGCGCACATGGACCTCTTTCAGCCGCGATTCCGTGTGGAGTACCGGCTAGGCTCCTGA